A single genomic interval of Haloterrigena salifodinae harbors:
- a CDS encoding MATE family efflux transporter gives MPNPLRWLLLSVGYLLARLGVIAPQRVERTTDLAWPRIVTGLARMSKSAADVAMVGIALGPAAIAGVGLATPYWGLAFGISGGIAGATISLVSQRYTGGSVRELSLAVTTCALVTAAIMLPLAALYGAVPEWLVGLVGDDAASIAYGSDYLRVLALGVPFAGLNLIGSRTLVGADDAWTPMMLRAGGAVVNVAINVVLIFVLEMGVVGAAIGTVVANVLVLTAFVVGFTTGRLPVIGAFPVTLDLGWPPVTVADLRDVLSIGTPLVFTNGARRAAQFPMLAIVALFGPNVLAAYVVARRVRDLMDTPGWGFSLASSSLVGQELGTGDERSADTYGREVLWFGVGVYLISATIVFVFAEQVGRVFVDDPSILPLVTTFIAVACVSVIFRGVSGGATGPLRASGDTNWPFYGQALGLYVFAIPVAYLGAAAVPIPGLEAATPLGIGALYAALVLETLVPAVVTYYRFETGSWKVISRSFRPESGSSPGD, from the coding sequence GTGCCGAATCCCCTCCGCTGGCTGCTGCTCTCCGTCGGGTATCTGCTCGCGCGGCTGGGCGTGATCGCTCCCCAGCGCGTCGAGCGGACGACCGACCTCGCGTGGCCGCGGATCGTCACGGGGCTCGCCCGGATGTCGAAGTCCGCGGCGGACGTCGCGATGGTCGGGATCGCCCTCGGGCCGGCGGCGATCGCGGGCGTCGGCCTCGCGACCCCCTACTGGGGGCTGGCCTTCGGGATCAGCGGCGGGATCGCCGGCGCCACGATCAGTTTGGTCTCCCAGCGTTACACCGGTGGGAGCGTCCGCGAACTCTCGCTCGCGGTGACGACCTGCGCGCTCGTCACCGCCGCGATCATGCTGCCGCTGGCCGCGCTGTACGGGGCGGTCCCCGAATGGCTGGTCGGCCTCGTCGGCGACGACGCGGCCTCGATCGCGTACGGTTCGGACTACCTCCGCGTTCTCGCTCTCGGCGTCCCGTTCGCCGGGCTGAACCTCATCGGGAGCCGGACCCTCGTCGGCGCCGACGACGCATGGACGCCGATGATGCTCCGGGCCGGCGGCGCCGTCGTCAACGTCGCGATCAACGTCGTGTTGATCTTCGTCCTGGAGATGGGCGTCGTCGGCGCGGCGATCGGGACGGTCGTCGCGAACGTCCTCGTATTGACCGCCTTCGTCGTCGGCTTCACGACCGGTCGTCTCCCGGTTATCGGCGCGTTCCCCGTCACCCTCGACCTCGGCTGGCCGCCGGTGACGGTCGCCGACCTCCGCGACGTGCTCTCGATCGGGACGCCGCTGGTCTTTACGAACGGCGCCCGCCGGGCCGCCCAGTTCCCGATGCTCGCCATCGTCGCGCTGTTCGGCCCGAACGTCCTCGCGGCCTACGTCGTCGCCCGCCGCGTCCGCGACCTGATGGACACTCCCGGCTGGGGCTTCTCGCTGGCCTCGAGCAGCCTCGTCGGACAGGAACTGGGCACCGGCGACGAGCGCTCCGCTGACACCTACGGCCGCGAGGTGCTCTGGTTCGGCGTCGGGGTCTACCTGATCAGCGCGACGATCGTCTTCGTCTTCGCCGAGCAGGTCGGCCGCGTCTTCGTGGACGATCCGTCGATCCTTCCGCTGGTGACGACGTTCATCGCCGTCGCCTGCGTCAGCGTTATCTTCCGGGGAGTCAGTGGCGGCGCGACCGGGCCGCTGCGAGCCAGCGGCGACACCAACTGGCCGTTCTACGGGCAGGCGCTGGGGCTGTACGTCTTCGCGATCCCCGTCGCCTACCTCGGCGCCGCTGCCGTTCCGATACCGGGTCTCGAGGCCGCGACGCCGCTGGGTATCGGCGCGCTCTACGCCGCCCTGGTCCTCGAGACGCTCGTTCCGGCCGTCGTCACCTACTACCG
- a CDS encoding molybdopterin biosynthesis protein, translated as MERKEFRDLATPEEARAAIDSLSLEGGLERVSLEDARGRVLAARLDAELDVPGFDRASLDGYALRARDTFGADEADPARLEVVGEVHAGEEPDVALEEGQVVEISTGAVMPDGTDAMVPVERTDIDGEGDDVLVRTSVAPGDNVMFAGVDVAAGERALGPGTQVTPRDIGLLSALGIDEIPVRAPPTVGIVSTGDELVRPGEDVESSRGEIYDVNSYTIAAGVEDAGGEAVLYPHAGDEQDEMERILREAAEECDLVLSSGSTSASAVDVIYRVIEEQGELLLHGVSVKPGKPMLVGRLQSSAYVGLPGYPVSAMMVFRTFVAPAIREAAGLPEPRAATVAGTMAREERYEEGRMRLMPVGLIEDSNGETLVYPVDKGSGATTSLAEADGVVEVGPETDYLEAGESVTVRLFSPDVRPPTLLGVGEDDPTLNRLLDGLENPRYLSVGTRPGLRRLREGVPDVAVAAGPLDQDLDAEEIGRWNREWGLITRAGNPREVEGLADLIERDLRFVNRTSDSGLRSSLEAALSDLAADRDASARDLRESIDGFDLGLRAHESPARKVIAGEADVALGLHETADRLDLGFVPIDEQPVRALANPDRTSKESVRELAAALEAEFGTEADD; from the coding sequence ATGGAACGCAAGGAGTTTCGCGATCTCGCGACCCCCGAGGAGGCGCGGGCGGCAATCGACTCGCTGTCGCTCGAGGGCGGACTCGAGCGCGTCTCGCTCGAGGACGCTCGCGGCCGGGTGCTGGCGGCGCGACTCGACGCCGAACTCGACGTACCGGGGTTCGACCGGGCGAGTCTGGACGGCTACGCGCTCCGGGCCCGGGACACGTTCGGCGCCGACGAGGCCGACCCGGCGCGACTCGAGGTGGTCGGCGAGGTCCACGCCGGCGAGGAACCGGATGTCGCGCTCGAGGAGGGCCAGGTGGTCGAGATCTCGACGGGCGCGGTGATGCCCGACGGCACGGACGCGATGGTCCCCGTCGAGCGGACCGATATCGACGGGGAAGGCGACGACGTACTGGTCCGAACGTCGGTCGCGCCCGGCGACAACGTGATGTTCGCCGGCGTCGACGTCGCGGCGGGCGAACGGGCGCTCGGCCCGGGGACGCAGGTCACTCCTCGCGACATCGGCCTGCTTTCGGCGCTCGGGATCGACGAGATTCCCGTCCGCGCACCCCCGACGGTCGGCATCGTCTCGACGGGCGACGAGCTCGTCCGGCCCGGCGAGGACGTAGAGAGTTCGCGCGGCGAGATCTACGACGTCAACAGCTACACGATCGCGGCGGGCGTCGAGGACGCCGGCGGCGAGGCCGTGCTCTACCCTCACGCGGGCGACGAACAGGACGAGATGGAACGCATTCTGCGGGAGGCCGCCGAGGAGTGCGACCTCGTGCTCTCCTCAGGGTCGACCAGCGCGAGCGCGGTCGACGTCATCTACCGGGTGATCGAGGAGCAGGGCGAACTGCTCCTCCACGGCGTCAGCGTCAAACCCGGGAAGCCGATGCTCGTCGGCCGCCTCCAGAGCTCCGCGTACGTCGGCCTCCCCGGCTACCCCGTCTCCGCGATGATGGTCTTTCGCACCTTCGTCGCACCGGCGATTCGCGAGGCGGCGGGCCTGCCGGAGCCGCGGGCCGCGACCGTCGCCGGGACGATGGCCCGAGAGGAGCGCTACGAGGAGGGCCGGATGCGGCTGATGCCGGTCGGTCTGATCGAGGATTCGAACGGCGAGACACTCGTCTACCCCGTCGACAAGGGCAGTGGCGCGACGACCAGCCTCGCCGAGGCCGACGGCGTCGTCGAGGTCGGTCCCGAGACCGACTACCTCGAAGCGGGTGAGTCCGTCACCGTCCGCCTCTTCTCGCCGGACGTCCGGCCGCCCACGCTGCTGGGCGTCGGCGAGGACGATCCAACGCTGAATCGGTTGCTCGACGGCCTCGAGAACCCCCGCTACCTCTCGGTCGGCACCCGTCCCGGGCTGCGACGGCTCCGCGAGGGCGTGCCGGACGTCGCGGTCGCGGCGGGGCCGCTCGATCAGGACCTCGACGCCGAGGAAATCGGTCGCTGGAACCGCGAGTGGGGACTGATAACCCGGGCCGGCAACCCCCGCGAGGTGGAGGGACTGGCCGATCTGATCGAGCGCGACCTGCGATTCGTCAACCGGACGAGCGACTCCGGACTGCGCTCGAGCCTCGAGGCGGCCCTATCGGACCTCGCGGCCGACCGCGACGCGAGCGCCCGCGACCTCCGCGAGTCGATCGACGGCTTCGATCTGGGTTTGCGGGCCCACGAGAGCCCCGCTCGCAAGGTTATCGCGGGCGAGGCCGACGTCGCCCTCGGACTGCACGAGACCGCCGACCGACTCGACCTCGGCTTCGTCCCCATCGACGAGCAGCCGGTCCGCGCCCTCGCGAACCCCGATCGGACGAGCAAGGAGAGCGTGCGGGAACTCGCCGCCGCCCTCGAGGCCGAGTTCGGGACCGAAGCCGACGACTAA
- a CDS encoding helix-turn-helix domain-containing protein, which translates to MSTIAEFRLPAAETTLGVALEHVPDATFELESSVSKTRPSLWLSDVDRERAEAAFEADPSVAGHELLVETESQLLYDVTFVDETVRLSDELLAEGGSLLEMWGTDGWWQVRVRFRDRDALVDAYDRLEEAGISADLRRVSDVTGVTDDETQLTPQQQEALEAALEHGYFEIPRGISMEELADELGISHQALSERFRRAYETLVDDELQPASNRSDLE; encoded by the coding sequence ATGTCCACGATCGCCGAGTTCCGCCTTCCGGCTGCGGAGACGACACTGGGGGTCGCCCTCGAGCACGTTCCCGACGCCACGTTCGAACTCGAGTCCTCGGTGTCGAAGACGCGACCGTCCCTCTGGCTCTCCGACGTCGACCGCGAGCGGGCCGAGGCCGCCTTCGAGGCGGACCCGTCGGTCGCGGGCCACGAACTCCTCGTCGAGACCGAGTCACAGCTGCTGTACGACGTGACCTTCGTGGACGAGACGGTGCGGCTCAGCGACGAACTGCTCGCCGAGGGCGGCTCCCTGCTGGAGATGTGGGGGACCGACGGCTGGTGGCAGGTACGGGTCCGGTTTCGCGACCGCGACGCCCTCGTCGACGCCTACGACCGCCTCGAGGAAGCCGGCATCTCCGCCGACCTGCGCCGGGTCAGCGATGTCACCGGCGTCACGGACGACGAGACGCAGCTCACCCCCCAACAGCAGGAGGCCCTCGAGGCCGCCCTCGAGCACGGCTACTTCGAGATCCCCCGCGGCATCTCGATGGAGGAACTGGCCGACGAACTGGGAATTTCCCACCAGGCGCTGTCCGAACGGTTCCGGCGGGCCTACGAGACGCTGGTCGACGACGAACTCCAGCCGGCGAGTAATCGATCGGACCTCGAGTGA